From one Erythrobacter sp. HKB08 genomic stretch:
- a CDS encoding GNAT family N-acetyltransferase codes for MPDIRLATQDDREVIADLMERAIAELQKGFLTDEQIESSRAGMGLDLQLIEDGTYFCVEDEGQLAGCGGWSRRATLYGGDHSAGRDSRLLDPASERARIRAMYTHPDHTRKGIGSLILKAAEDAARAEGFAEIEMAATMAGKPFYLTHGYCVESEWFDTHGKVPVPLATMAKRL; via the coding sequence ATGCCTGACATCCGCCTTGCGACGCAGGACGACCGCGAGGTGATCGCCGACCTCATGGAGCGCGCGATCGCCGAACTGCAGAAGGGCTTCCTGACCGACGAGCAGATCGAATCCTCGCGCGCAGGCATGGGGCTGGACCTCCAGCTGATAGAGGACGGGACCTATTTCTGCGTCGAGGACGAAGGCCAGCTAGCCGGTTGCGGCGGCTGGTCGCGCCGCGCGACGCTATATGGCGGGGACCATTCGGCCGGGCGCGATTCCCGCCTGCTCGACCCGGCGAGCGAACGCGCGCGGATCAGGGCGATGTACACCCACCCCGACCATACACGCAAAGGCATCGGCAGCCTGATCCTGAAGGCGGCGGAGGACGCGGCGCGCGCCGAGGGCTTCGCAGAGATCGAGATGGCCGCGACGATGGCGGGCAAGCCCTTCTACCTCACCCACGGCTACTGCGTGGAGAGCGAATGGTTCGACACGCACGGCAAGGTGCCGGTGCCGCTCGCAACGATGGCGAAGCGCCTCTAG